Part of the Archaeoglobus neptunius genome, TGATTTTTTTAAAATAGTCCCTTGAAACGTTTGAAATCGTCGAAAGCTTGTTTAATGCCTTCTCCTTGGGAGTTCTGCCCTCTGCTCTTGCTGCCCTTCTGAATACCTTATCTACCAGTTCATCCGCCGTTAGAACTGTTGGAAGCTTTTTGAAATCCTGCATCTGATTTTATACAGCCCTGCTGTTATTTACTTTTTCCTTGCGATTATCATGCTAGCCTCCCCGAACTCATGGACATCTAGAACATCAAAACCCCTTCTGCTCAGTTCTCTCAGATACATCTCAAGGTGGAGGTCTTTGCTGAACGTGTACTTCTTCTCAGCTTTTTCTATTTCACCAAAAGTCCATAAATTCCACTCCAGATCCATCAGATCTATTTTTTCATTCCTGTTCTTAAAATACTGCTTGTTTACGTACAGTCCTCCTGAATTCATTGCATCCCTTATCTTATCGATCATCCAGACATTTTTGCCACTCGGATTGTATGATGAGAACACGATATCGTACCCCTCTCCGATGTCATCAACAAAGAAGTCTCCGGCAATAAATTTCACTCTCTCTCCACCATATTTTCTAACATACTCTCTTGCCCTTTCCACCACCTCAGGAAGATCGAAAACGACTGCTGTAAGTCTGGCGTTGAGCTTTGTGAACGCTATCGAATACAGACCATGTCCCCCGCCAAGATCGAGCAATCGCCTTGCACGTCTGAACTCTTCATACTCCGCCACAATTCTAACAGTCCTCTGCAGCTCTCCAAGGAGTGCATTTTCTGCCATTGAGTGGATAACCAGATCTGAGAAGAATTTGCTCCTCTCCACCCTAACCGGCCCATCTCTAATAATTTCGGCAAGTTTTGTCCACTGTTCAAGATCTGAAAACTGCTTTCCTAGAAATCTAAGCTGAGAGTAAGGCGAGTCAGACGTCAGGAACGGTTTGAATGTTTCTGAAAGTTCGTACATACCATCCTTGCTCTCCACCAGTCCCAGATT contains:
- a CDS encoding methyltransferase, whose translation is MFEIPEHAEYFEKTINEWSDGFRKIQLLRAAIELGIFDMLSSPKTAEEVASKIGHEKLVKLVLDCLANLGLVESKDGMYELSETFKPFLTSDSPYSQLRFLGKQFSDLEQWTKLAEIIRDGPVRVERSKFFSDLVIHSMAENALLGELQRTVRIVAEYEEFRRARRLLDLGGGHGLYSIAFTKLNARLTAVVFDLPEVVERAREYVRKYGGERVKFIAGDFFVDDIGEGYDIVFSSYNPSGKNVWMIDKIRDAMNSGGLYVNKQYFKNRNEKIDLMDLEWNLWTFGEIEKAEKKYTFSKDLHLEMYLRELSRRGFDVLDVHEFGEASMIIARKK